The Enterococcus sp. 7F3_DIV0205 genome has a window encoding:
- a CDS encoding ABC-F family ATP-binding cassette domain-containing protein, with amino-acid sequence MILLQANQIARYFGADTLFENIQMEISTNSRIALVGRNGAGKSTLLKIIAGIDAPDAGTIAKNKTASLGYLAQDTGLDSDKTVWDEMLEAFVDVITMEKRMRELELIISELLPDATNYESVMKEYDRLQHEFSEKNGYGYENEIRSVLHGFGFQEEFYSKHISTLSGGQKTRLALARMLLQKPDILILDEPTNHLDIDTLSWLENYLPSYSGALLIVSHDRYFLDKVVTEVYEISRHKMRYYKGNYSKYLELKAEQLTSEWKAYEKQQTEINKLEDFVARNLVRASTTKRAQSRRKTLEKMERLDRPQGDEKSANFLFAIEKTSGNVVLQVEDAAIGYDARILSEPVSLDVRRQEAIALVGPNGIGKSTLLKSIIGSIPFIKGSATLGTNVQIGYYDQEQANLHGTKTVLAELWDEHPTTPEKDIRNVLGSFLFSGNDVEKTIPLLSGGEKARVALAKLSMDKENFLILDEPTNHLDIDNKEVLENALIDYEGTLLFVSHDRYFINRIATKVIELSETGSKLYLGDYDYYLEKKKEEEELAALLAEQSTIKQAETVKPKNDFYQNKEQQKILRNLNRKITQIEENLATLDTTIAQLEQSMTDPALVDDHVKLMSLNEELESQRTQQEQLLSDWENLSLELEELEDK; translated from the coding sequence ATGATTTTACTCCAAGCAAACCAAATCGCCCGTTATTTTGGCGCTGATACTTTGTTTGAAAACATACAAATGGAGATCAGCACAAATAGCCGGATCGCATTAGTCGGCCGCAACGGCGCTGGTAAATCTACTCTTTTAAAAATAATCGCTGGTATTGATGCACCTGATGCTGGTACGATTGCTAAAAATAAAACTGCAAGTCTAGGGTACTTAGCTCAAGATACTGGACTTGATTCTGATAAAACAGTTTGGGATGAAATGCTTGAAGCCTTTGTTGACGTGATCACAATGGAAAAACGAATGCGTGAACTAGAATTGATCATTAGTGAACTGTTGCCAGATGCGACAAATTATGAATCGGTCATGAAAGAATATGATCGATTGCAACACGAATTTTCAGAAAAAAATGGCTACGGTTATGAAAATGAAATCCGTTCTGTCTTGCACGGATTTGGATTTCAAGAAGAATTTTATTCTAAACATATCAGCACATTATCTGGTGGTCAAAAAACCCGTTTAGCTTTAGCTCGCATGTTGCTGCAAAAACCGGATATTTTAATTCTCGATGAGCCAACGAACCATTTAGATATTGACACTCTTTCATGGCTGGAAAATTACTTACCTAGCTATTCTGGTGCCCTTTTAATTGTCTCACATGACCGCTACTTTTTAGATAAAGTTGTTACTGAAGTCTATGAAATCAGTCGTCATAAAATGCGTTATTACAAAGGAAACTACTCTAAATACCTAGAATTAAAAGCAGAACAATTAACCAGTGAGTGGAAAGCGTATGAAAAACAACAGACTGAGATCAACAAGCTGGAAGATTTTGTTGCCCGAAATTTAGTTAGAGCATCAACCACAAAGCGTGCTCAAAGTCGTAGAAAAACACTGGAAAAAATGGAACGTTTAGATCGTCCTCAAGGGGATGAAAAATCTGCGAATTTCCTATTTGCTATCGAAAAAACTTCTGGAAATGTTGTTTTACAAGTAGAAGATGCTGCTATCGGATACGATGCTCGTATTTTATCTGAACCTGTATCTTTAGATGTTCGTAGACAAGAAGCCATTGCCCTTGTTGGACCGAATGGAATCGGTAAATCAACCCTACTAAAATCGATTATCGGAAGTATTCCTTTCATTAAAGGGAGCGCAACACTAGGTACGAATGTTCAAATCGGCTACTATGACCAAGAACAAGCGAACCTTCATGGAACGAAGACTGTTTTAGCTGAGCTTTGGGATGAACACCCCACGACTCCTGAAAAAGACATTCGCAATGTTTTAGGTAGCTTCTTATTTAGTGGAAACGATGTGGAAAAAACGATCCCTCTCTTAAGTGGTGGTGAAAAAGCCCGTGTTGCTTTGGCAAAATTATCGATGGACAAAGAAAACTTCTTAATTTTAGATGAGCCGACCAACCATTTAGATATCGACAATAAAGAAGTCTTAGAAAATGCTTTGATTGATTATGAAGGAACGCTATTATTTGTTTCACATGACCGTTATTTCATCAATCGAATTGCAACGAAAGTCATTGAACTTTCCGAAACTGGCAGTAAATTGTATTTAGGCGATTACGATTACTACTTGGAAAAGAAAAAAGAAGAAGAAGAACTCGCTGCACTACTGGCTGAGCAATCCACTATTAAACAAGCCGAAACTGTAAAACCTAAAAATGACTTTTATCAAAATAAAGAACAACAAAAAATACTCCGTAATCTAAATCGAAAAATTACACAAATCGAAGAAAACTTAGCAACTTTAGACACAACGATCGCCCAATTAGAACAATCAATGACCGATCCAGCACTTGTTGATGATCACGTAAAATTGATGTCATTAAATGAAGAGCTAGAATCGCAAAGAACACAACAAGAACAATTACTATCTGACTGGGAAAATCTTAGTTTAGAACTTGAAGAATTAGAAGATAAATAA
- a CDS encoding CPBP family intramembrane glutamic endopeptidase, with protein MSIKNLSIATILLYGLVFFSPFIFRPFSPDIIIGGTTFTYIFGASLMIWLYFKNRSSATTIVEQEAKLTSPVFTALLGFSGILIAMIIQAVVFSIETAITGAKPSSENTQNIIAIILTNPLFILATTIGGPIMEEFVFRRSLIGLTEKYTGFWIAAIISSSLFSVIHQDGHFFVYFFMGFFFAILYKMTGKIWTSIIAHCGMNTLVVIAQLVLHYGNIELPK; from the coding sequence ATGTCTATAAAGAACTTAAGTATTGCAACGATTTTACTGTATGGACTTGTGTTTTTTTCTCCATTTATTTTCAGACCATTTTCACCAGATATCATAATCGGAGGTACAACCTTCACTTATATTTTTGGTGCGAGCTTGATGATCTGGCTTTATTTCAAAAATAGAAGTTCTGCTACGACAATCGTTGAACAAGAAGCCAAACTAACTTCTCCAGTCTTCACTGCATTACTAGGTTTCAGCGGTATTTTAATCGCTATGATCATTCAAGCAGTTGTCTTTAGTATCGAAACAGCAATCACTGGGGCTAAACCTAGTTCAGAAAACACTCAAAATATTATTGCAATTATTCTGACTAATCCTCTGTTCATTTTAGCTACAACTATTGGTGGCCCTATTATGGAGGAATTTGTTTTCCGCCGTTCTTTGATTGGTTTGACAGAAAAATATACTGGCTTTTGGATTGCAGCAATCATTAGCTCTTCCTTATTCTCTGTTATCCATCAAGATGGCCATTTCTTTGTTTATTTTTTCATGGGCTTCTTTTTTGCTATTCTTTACAAAATGACTGGAAAAATCTGGACTTCAATCATTGCCCATTGCGGAATGAATACGCTGGTTGTGATCGCTCAGCTTGTTTTACATTACGGAAATATAGAACTACCTAAATAA
- a CDS encoding redox-sensing transcriptional repressor Rex has protein sequence MKDQIIPKATARRLPLYYRYLRILHDAGKNKVSSTELSDAVQVDSATIRRDFSYFGELGKRGYGYDVENLMNFFAKTLNDDELTNVALIGVGNLGSALLKYKFHQSNSIRVSCAFDVNDDIVGRIVDGIPVYPMSDMMEQIRVQQIEVAILTLPARKAQEVVSQLADAGVKGILNFTAARLVAPPDVLIQNVDLTNELQTLIYFLHHDSELIDTDVEEEKE, from the coding sequence GTGAAAGACCAAATTATTCCAAAAGCAACGGCACGACGCCTTCCCCTATATTATCGTTATTTGAGAATCTTGCATGATGCAGGAAAAAATAAAGTGTCATCTACTGAGCTCAGTGATGCAGTGCAAGTAGATAGCGCGACGATTCGACGAGATTTTTCTTATTTTGGCGAATTAGGTAAACGTGGTTACGGATATGATGTAGAGAATCTAATGAACTTCTTTGCAAAAACATTGAATGATGATGAGCTTACGAATGTAGCTTTGATTGGTGTGGGTAACTTAGGAAGTGCCTTATTGAAATATAAATTCCATCAAAGCAACAGTATTCGAGTGAGTTGCGCATTTGATGTTAACGACGACATTGTTGGTAGAATTGTCGACGGGATTCCAGTTTATCCAATGAGTGATATGATGGAACAAATTCGGGTACAGCAAATCGAAGTAGCGATTTTGACTTTGCCAGCTAGAAAAGCGCAAGAAGTTGTGAGTCAGCTAGCGGATGCAGGAGTGAAAGGGATTTTGAACTTTACCGCTGCTCGTTTAGTTGCACCACCTGATGTGTTGATTCAAAATGTAGATTTGACGAATGAATTACAAACGTTGATTTACTTCTTACACCATGATAGTGAATTAATCGACACGGATGTTGAAGAAGAAAAAGAATAA